A genomic stretch from Ooceraea biroi isolate clonal line C1 chromosome 3, Obir_v5.4, whole genome shotgun sequence includes:
- the LOC105280651 gene encoding NAD-dependent protein deacylase Sirt4 isoform X1: MYNFLIQIDAHGYFDRMINRTSRLQQSIFITMQGLSAHTTIMSGFSRLYKSSLAFVPKCDPTRMEDVIKLREFIDGHNRLCILTGAGISTESGIPDYRSAEVGLYARSNHEPILYKEFCNSEAARRRYWARNYVGWPRFSSIKPNITHKMLKDLECIRKVECIVTQNVDNLHSKAGSKKVIELHGTAFRVMCLNCDYKLCRYELQEIFRILNPSMTATTQMIRPDGDVELTQAQVEDFNIPDCDKCGGILKPDIVFFGDNVRRDIVQNVKANVENSDALLILGTTLTTFSAYRIVLQAVDIKKSIAIVNIGKTRADKLAHLRVEGRCGDILTKAWQPDIAIKSER, from the exons ATGT ACAATTTTCTT atacaGATTGATGCTCATGGATACTTTGACAGAATGATCAATCGTACATCACGATTACAACAAAGTATATTTATCACGATGCAAGGTCTTTCCGCACATACGACTATTATGTCAGGATTCT CGCGTTTATATAAATCAAGTCTTGCATTCGTTCCAAAATGCGACCCGACGAGAATGGAAGACGTGATAAAGTTGAGAGAATTTATTGATGGACATAATCGTTTGTGTATATTAACTGGGGCAGGGATATCCACGGAAAGCGGTATTCCTGATTATAGATCGGCGGAGGTTGGACTTTATGCTCGAAGTAATCATGAACCGATTCTTTATAAAGAATTTTGCAACAGTGAAGCTGCCAGAAGAAGATACTGGGCCAGGAATTATGTCGGATGGCCAAG ATTTTCATCCATTAAACCAAATATTACACATAAGATGTTAAAAGATTTGGAATGTATCAGAAAGGTTGAATGCATTGTCACGCAGAACGTTGACAATTTACATTCGAAAGCAGGGagtaaaaaagtaatagagTTGCATGGAACAGCATTTAGAGTAATGTGTCTTAATTGCGATTACAAACTATGCAGATACGAACTTCAGGAAATCTTCCGGATACTTAATCCATCTATGACTGCAACCACTCAAATGATAAGACCTGATGGTGATGTGGAGTTAACACAG GCACAAGTAGAAGATTTTAACATTCCTGATTGCGATAAATGTGGTGGTATCTTGAAACCGGATATCGTATTCTTCGGTGACAATGTACGGCGTGACATAGTACAAAATGTGAAAGCTAACGTCGAAAATTCGGATGCTCTATTAATCTTGGGCACGACTCTTACTACATTCTCCGCATATAGAATCGTACTACAAGCGGTTGACATCAAGAAGTCAATAGCGATAGTAAACATTGGCAAAACTAGAGCTGACAAATTAGCGCATTTAAGAGTGGAGGGAAGATGCGGTGACATTCTAACAAAGGCTTGGCAACCGGATATTGCAATCAAATCTGAAAGATGA
- the LOC105280651 gene encoding NAD-dependent protein deacylase Sirt4 isoform X3: MINRTSRLQQSIFITMQGLSAHTTIMSGFSRLYKSSLAFVPKCDPTRMEDVIKLREFIDGHNRLCILTGAGISTESGIPDYRSAEVGLYARSNHEPILYKEFCNSEAARRRYWARNYVGWPRFSSIKPNITHKMLKDLECIRKVECIVTQNVDNLHSKAGSKKVIELHGTAFRVMCLNCDYKLCRYELQEIFRILNPSMTATTQMIRPDGDVELTQAQVEDFNIPDCDKCGGILKPDIVFFGDNVRRDIVQNVKANVENSDALLILGTTLTTFSAYRIVLQAVDIKKSIAIVNIGKTRADKLAHLRVEGRCGDILTKAWQPDIAIKSER; this comes from the exons ATGATCAATCGTACATCACGATTACAACAAAGTATATTTATCACGATGCAAGGTCTTTCCGCACATACGACTATTATGTCAGGATTCT CGCGTTTATATAAATCAAGTCTTGCATTCGTTCCAAAATGCGACCCGACGAGAATGGAAGACGTGATAAAGTTGAGAGAATTTATTGATGGACATAATCGTTTGTGTATATTAACTGGGGCAGGGATATCCACGGAAAGCGGTATTCCTGATTATAGATCGGCGGAGGTTGGACTTTATGCTCGAAGTAATCATGAACCGATTCTTTATAAAGAATTTTGCAACAGTGAAGCTGCCAGAAGAAGATACTGGGCCAGGAATTATGTCGGATGGCCAAG ATTTTCATCCATTAAACCAAATATTACACATAAGATGTTAAAAGATTTGGAATGTATCAGAAAGGTTGAATGCATTGTCACGCAGAACGTTGACAATTTACATTCGAAAGCAGGGagtaaaaaagtaatagagTTGCATGGAACAGCATTTAGAGTAATGTGTCTTAATTGCGATTACAAACTATGCAGATACGAACTTCAGGAAATCTTCCGGATACTTAATCCATCTATGACTGCAACCACTCAAATGATAAGACCTGATGGTGATGTGGAGTTAACACAG GCACAAGTAGAAGATTTTAACATTCCTGATTGCGATAAATGTGGTGGTATCTTGAAACCGGATATCGTATTCTTCGGTGACAATGTACGGCGTGACATAGTACAAAATGTGAAAGCTAACGTCGAAAATTCGGATGCTCTATTAATCTTGGGCACGACTCTTACTACATTCTCCGCATATAGAATCGTACTACAAGCGGTTGACATCAAGAAGTCAATAGCGATAGTAAACATTGGCAAAACTAGAGCTGACAAATTAGCGCATTTAAGAGTGGAGGGAAGATGCGGTGACATTCTAACAAAGGCTTGGCAACCGGATATTGCAATCAAATCTGAAAGATGA
- the LOC105280651 gene encoding NAD-dependent protein deacylase Sirt4 isoform X2: MQSSIQIDAHGYFDRMINRTSRLQQSIFITMQGLSAHTTIMSGFSRLYKSSLAFVPKCDPTRMEDVIKLREFIDGHNRLCILTGAGISTESGIPDYRSAEVGLYARSNHEPILYKEFCNSEAARRRYWARNYVGWPRFSSIKPNITHKMLKDLECIRKVECIVTQNVDNLHSKAGSKKVIELHGTAFRVMCLNCDYKLCRYELQEIFRILNPSMTATTQMIRPDGDVELTQAQVEDFNIPDCDKCGGILKPDIVFFGDNVRRDIVQNVKANVENSDALLILGTTLTTFSAYRIVLQAVDIKKSIAIVNIGKTRADKLAHLRVEGRCGDILTKAWQPDIAIKSER; this comes from the exons ATGCAATCGTCG atacaGATTGATGCTCATGGATACTTTGACAGAATGATCAATCGTACATCACGATTACAACAAAGTATATTTATCACGATGCAAGGTCTTTCCGCACATACGACTATTATGTCAGGATTCT CGCGTTTATATAAATCAAGTCTTGCATTCGTTCCAAAATGCGACCCGACGAGAATGGAAGACGTGATAAAGTTGAGAGAATTTATTGATGGACATAATCGTTTGTGTATATTAACTGGGGCAGGGATATCCACGGAAAGCGGTATTCCTGATTATAGATCGGCGGAGGTTGGACTTTATGCTCGAAGTAATCATGAACCGATTCTTTATAAAGAATTTTGCAACAGTGAAGCTGCCAGAAGAAGATACTGGGCCAGGAATTATGTCGGATGGCCAAG ATTTTCATCCATTAAACCAAATATTACACATAAGATGTTAAAAGATTTGGAATGTATCAGAAAGGTTGAATGCATTGTCACGCAGAACGTTGACAATTTACATTCGAAAGCAGGGagtaaaaaagtaatagagTTGCATGGAACAGCATTTAGAGTAATGTGTCTTAATTGCGATTACAAACTATGCAGATACGAACTTCAGGAAATCTTCCGGATACTTAATCCATCTATGACTGCAACCACTCAAATGATAAGACCTGATGGTGATGTGGAGTTAACACAG GCACAAGTAGAAGATTTTAACATTCCTGATTGCGATAAATGTGGTGGTATCTTGAAACCGGATATCGTATTCTTCGGTGACAATGTACGGCGTGACATAGTACAAAATGTGAAAGCTAACGTCGAAAATTCGGATGCTCTATTAATCTTGGGCACGACTCTTACTACATTCTCCGCATATAGAATCGTACTACAAGCGGTTGACATCAAGAAGTCAATAGCGATAGTAAACATTGGCAAAACTAGAGCTGACAAATTAGCGCATTTAAGAGTGGAGGGAAGATGCGGTGACATTCTAACAAAGGCTTGGCAACCGGATATTGCAATCAAATCTGAAAGATGA
- the LOC105280651 gene encoding NAD-dependent protein deacylase Sirt4 isoform X4, giving the protein MEDVIKLREFIDGHNRLCILTGAGISTESGIPDYRSAEVGLYARSNHEPILYKEFCNSEAARRRYWARNYVGWPRFSSIKPNITHKMLKDLECIRKVECIVTQNVDNLHSKAGSKKVIELHGTAFRVMCLNCDYKLCRYELQEIFRILNPSMTATTQMIRPDGDVELTQAQVEDFNIPDCDKCGGILKPDIVFFGDNVRRDIVQNVKANVENSDALLILGTTLTTFSAYRIVLQAVDIKKSIAIVNIGKTRADKLAHLRVEGRCGDILTKAWQPDIAIKSER; this is encoded by the exons ATGGAAGACGTGATAAAGTTGAGAGAATTTATTGATGGACATAATCGTTTGTGTATATTAACTGGGGCAGGGATATCCACGGAAAGCGGTATTCCTGATTATAGATCGGCGGAGGTTGGACTTTATGCTCGAAGTAATCATGAACCGATTCTTTATAAAGAATTTTGCAACAGTGAAGCTGCCAGAAGAAGATACTGGGCCAGGAATTATGTCGGATGGCCAAG ATTTTCATCCATTAAACCAAATATTACACATAAGATGTTAAAAGATTTGGAATGTATCAGAAAGGTTGAATGCATTGTCACGCAGAACGTTGACAATTTACATTCGAAAGCAGGGagtaaaaaagtaatagagTTGCATGGAACAGCATTTAGAGTAATGTGTCTTAATTGCGATTACAAACTATGCAGATACGAACTTCAGGAAATCTTCCGGATACTTAATCCATCTATGACTGCAACCACTCAAATGATAAGACCTGATGGTGATGTGGAGTTAACACAG GCACAAGTAGAAGATTTTAACATTCCTGATTGCGATAAATGTGGTGGTATCTTGAAACCGGATATCGTATTCTTCGGTGACAATGTACGGCGTGACATAGTACAAAATGTGAAAGCTAACGTCGAAAATTCGGATGCTCTATTAATCTTGGGCACGACTCTTACTACATTCTCCGCATATAGAATCGTACTACAAGCGGTTGACATCAAGAAGTCAATAGCGATAGTAAACATTGGCAAAACTAGAGCTGACAAATTAGCGCATTTAAGAGTGGAGGGAAGATGCGGTGACATTCTAACAAAGGCTTGGCAACCGGATATTGCAATCAAATCTGAAAGATGA